In Niveispirillum cyanobacteriorum, the following proteins share a genomic window:
- a CDS encoding SAM-dependent methyltransferase: protein MPNSFDLSKPIVTGQTHGSLTVVGTGIRSISHFTQEAIGHIRDADVVFFGVPDGVTASFIRELNPNSYNLALHYGEDKRRLITYVQMAELILRAVREGKRVTAVFYGHPGFFVSPARRALNIARKEGHRTEMLPGISSTDYLFADLRIDPSVHGCQILDATDLLLRNRPVVTSSHVVLLQVGSVGDSFFSATGFKNSKRAILFERLIEIYGENHPAYHYVGATFPGLDSQIIRRPLKAYRDPKILASVHFACSVYLPPAEVLPVDAAMAERMGVTPPGSLAARVGDNLEKVPAGDYGPFELDAIARLDKEPVGGQERRTSKALYRILSQMSANPSAAEAYRRDPKTYVSLFAGLTDDEKQALTGRSAGALHTASLQIVRAPAVVAAPIPAGDVPSSPINAVTASDPAELNDPVEQNDGGELNDAAELNDPSELNDAAELNDAAELNDAAELNDAAELNDAAELNDAAELNDAAELNDAAELNDAAELNDAAELNDAAELNDAAELNDAAELNDAAELNDAAELNDAAELNDAAELNDAAELNDAAEPVDHKK, encoded by the coding sequence ATGCCCAATTCCTTCGATCTGTCCAAGCCGATTGTGACCGGCCAGACCCATGGCAGCCTGACAGTCGTCGGCACGGGTATCCGGTCGATCTCGCATTTCACGCAGGAGGCCATCGGCCATATCCGTGATGCCGATGTCGTGTTTTTTGGTGTTCCTGATGGTGTTACGGCCAGTTTCATCCGCGAACTGAACCCCAATTCCTATAATCTGGCCCTGCATTATGGCGAGGACAAGCGCCGCCTGATTACCTATGTGCAGATGGCTGAACTGATCCTGCGCGCCGTGCGCGAGGGCAAGCGCGTCACCGCCGTTTTCTACGGCCACCCCGGCTTCTTCGTGTCGCCCGCCCGCCGCGCCCTGAATATCGCGCGCAAGGAAGGCCACCGGACGGAGATGCTGCCCGGCATTTCCTCCACCGACTATCTGTTTGCCGACCTGCGCATTGATCCGTCCGTCCATGGTTGCCAGATACTGGATGCGACGGACCTGCTGTTGCGTAATCGGCCAGTCGTGACCTCAAGCCACGTCGTGCTTCTGCAGGTGGGTTCCGTTGGCGACAGTTTCTTCTCCGCCACGGGCTTCAAGAACAGCAAGCGGGCCATCCTGTTTGAGCGGCTGATCGAGATTTATGGCGAGAACCATCCCGCTTATCACTATGTCGGCGCCACGTTCCCTGGTCTCGACAGCCAGATCATCCGTCGGCCCTTGAAGGCCTATCGTGACCCCAAGATATTGGCTTCGGTACATTTCGCTTGTTCGGTCTATCTGCCGCCGGCAGAGGTTCTGCCTGTGGATGCCGCGATGGCGGAGCGCATGGGCGTCACGCCGCCGGGCAGCTTGGCCGCCCGCGTCGGTGATAATCTGGAAAAGGTTCCCGCGGGCGATTACGGCCCGTTCGAACTGGACGCCATCGCCCGACTGGACAAGGAACCAGTCGGTGGGCAGGAACGCCGGACCTCGAAGGCGCTTTACCGTATCCTGTCCCAGATGTCCGCCAATCCCAGTGCTGCCGAGGCGTATCGCCGCGATCCCAAGACCTATGTCAGCCTGTTCGCCGGTCTGACGGATGATGAGAAGCAGGCGCTGACCGGTCGTAGCGCGGGGGCGCTGCATACGGCGTCTCTGCAGATTGTGCGCGCGCCGGCTGTCGTGGCCGCCCCGATCCCGGCCGGCGATGTGCCGTCTTCTCCCATCAATGCCGTCACGGCCAGCGACCCTGCTGAACTGAACGATCCGGTCGAACAGAATGATGGTGGCGAACTGAACGACGCCGCCGAACTGAATGATCCCAGTGAGCTGAACGACGCCGCCGAGTTGAACGACGCTGCTGAGTTGAACGACGCTGCTGAGTTGAACGACGCCGCCGAGCTGAACGACGCTGCTGAGTTGAACGACGCCGCCGAGCTGAACGACGCTGCTGAGTTGAACGACGCCGCCGAGCTGAACGACGCTGCTGAGTTGAATGACGCCGCCGAGCTGAACGACGCTGCTGAGTTGAACGACGCTGCTGAGTTGAATGACGCCGCCGAGCTGAACGACGCTGCTGAGTTGAACGACGCTGCTGAGTTGAACGACGCCGCCGAGCTGAACGACGCTGCTGAGTTGAATGACGCTGCCGAGCTGAACGACGCTGCCGAACCTGTTGATCACAAGAAGTGA
- a CDS encoding ATP-binding protein, giving the protein MRNIVTDFFGRPDDIAWLLANIDQEQDLFQSCRHRVVLAWYLRQRDTAAALSILDGLDKEDFLAVLEATPALRGLWYLARIDCLRLLAQVPEALRLLPYAQAAFQEAGDLVGLGDCAFAAAELCLTQGDAQGASHLLERAVGLYQEGGDAKRSLIAAGWLAYQQSYLDAKAADGRWAEALAANNWLGDPAVEAYARTFHGGIAFQYGDFPASIRHWQEAYDHAQAAGAVWLAIILATVTGSAYANLFDLPTALEWKEKAYALAKPTGWPEALGTTLSSMAETTTSLGDHARAGSLFEEALPYLDRLTNTRRHFIAYSAYGRLCLETGVPERAVEWFEKAGVIARNLGHPDTERLHSSAMTSALLKLNRVGEAEAMIMGTLNQPGFRGNPYYEVEALRSLAAVRRAQDGGDPSRAIAILEQAVAKGTSMDGLTIRADIYTELARDYEAAGDYRQALHYERCARASWQRNFDQQNGSRIQALQVRFDTARAKSDAEHHRMLAGAEAARAVELDRANQTLERLGVIGQEITARLDSESVFTTLSRHLHDLMPTNTLFVGLKDEANEVIDIRYRMEDGKRLPSRQVPLASDNLSARCVRDSEEILVAWGERTNPNSVPGTRHMRTVLFRPLTLGDRVLGVVSVQSDKPDAYGPRELLIFRTICAYGAIAMANAEAYQQLDRAVAETREALQRLVQQEKMAALGQLVAGVAHEVNTPLGVTLSAVSQLNDSVRHLRDLIKRGSLTRALLTETLDNGQDLAALAQRNVVRAADMIRTFKGVAVDHGSDERRIFDLDEYLTEIMSLVRARVTGNGNRLELDVVSVQMDTYPGALAQVITNLVTNVADHAYAPDRPGRILVQARRIDSMVVEIAVQDHGAGIPPDILPKVFDPFFTTRRASGSMGLGLHVAFNQVTQRLNGNIVIDSVPGRGTVAILRIPREVSGHIPTRILPTPAGAEMDITPAR; this is encoded by the coding sequence ATGCGTAACATCGTGACAGACTTCTTCGGGCGTCCGGACGATATCGCTTGGTTGCTGGCGAATATCGACCAGGAGCAGGACTTGTTTCAGTCCTGTCGGCACAGGGTCGTCTTGGCGTGGTATCTGAGGCAGCGTGATACCGCTGCGGCCCTTTCGATTCTCGATGGGCTGGATAAGGAAGACTTTCTCGCCGTGCTGGAGGCGACACCGGCCTTGCGGGGGCTCTGGTACTTGGCGCGCATCGACTGTCTGCGTCTCCTGGCGCAGGTACCGGAGGCGCTGCGTCTGCTGCCCTACGCGCAGGCAGCTTTTCAGGAGGCCGGTGATCTTGTGGGTCTGGGTGATTGTGCTTTCGCGGCCGCAGAACTCTGTCTGACACAAGGCGATGCTCAAGGAGCATCGCACCTGCTTGAACGTGCCGTGGGTCTCTATCAGGAAGGCGGGGATGCCAAGCGTTCATTGATCGCTGCTGGTTGGCTGGCCTATCAGCAAAGCTATCTTGATGCCAAAGCGGCGGACGGACGTTGGGCCGAGGCGCTGGCCGCCAATAATTGGCTGGGCGATCCGGCGGTGGAGGCCTATGCCCGTACCTTCCATGGCGGCATTGCCTTTCAGTATGGGGATTTCCCTGCATCAATCCGCCACTGGCAAGAAGCTTATGATCATGCCCAGGCGGCGGGAGCGGTGTGGCTGGCCATCATCCTGGCGACGGTGACGGGGTCGGCCTATGCTAACCTGTTCGACCTTCCGACCGCGCTGGAATGGAAGGAGAAGGCCTATGCCTTGGCCAAGCCTACGGGCTGGCCTGAGGCACTGGGAACCACCTTGTCGTCAATGGCGGAGACAACGACCAGCCTGGGCGATCATGCGCGGGCGGGCTCCCTGTTTGAGGAGGCGCTGCCTTATCTGGACCGGCTGACCAATACCCGCCGTCATTTCATCGCCTATTCCGCCTATGGGCGGCTTTGCTTGGAAACCGGGGTGCCGGAACGGGCGGTTGAGTGGTTTGAAAAGGCGGGTGTCATCGCCCGTAATCTTGGTCATCCTGATACGGAACGCTTGCACAGCAGTGCGATGACGTCGGCTCTGCTCAAACTGAACCGCGTCGGCGAGGCCGAGGCGATGATCATGGGCACGCTCAATCAACCGGGTTTCCGCGGAAATCCCTATTACGAGGTCGAAGCGCTGCGGTCCTTGGCGGCCGTGCGGCGTGCGCAGGATGGGGGCGATCCGTCGCGGGCGATTGCCATACTGGAACAGGCGGTGGCCAAAGGCACCAGTATGGACGGGCTCACCATCCGGGCCGATATCTATACTGAACTCGCCCGTGATTATGAGGCGGCAGGTGACTATCGTCAGGCCCTGCACTATGAGCGCTGCGCCCGGGCAAGCTGGCAGCGCAATTTCGACCAGCAGAATGGTTCCCGCATCCAGGCCTTGCAGGTTCGTTTCGACACAGCCCGGGCCAAATCCGACGCAGAGCATCACCGGATGCTGGCCGGGGCGGAGGCTGCGCGCGCCGTCGAACTGGACCGTGCCAACCAGACGCTGGAACGGCTGGGTGTCATCGGACAGGAGATCACGGCGCGGCTGGACAGCGAGTCCGTTTTCACAACCTTGTCGCGCCATCTGCATGACCTGATGCCCACCAACACCTTGTTCGTGGGGCTGAAGGACGAGGCCAATGAGGTCATCGACATCCGGTACCGGATGGAGGATGGCAAGCGCCTGCCGTCGCGTCAGGTGCCGCTGGCATCCGACAATCTGTCCGCCCGCTGCGTGCGCGACAGCGAGGAAATCCTGGTGGCCTGGGGGGAGCGGACCAACCCCAACTCCGTGCCCGGCACCCGTCATATGCGCACAGTCCTGTTCCGCCCTCTGACCCTGGGGGACCGGGTACTGGGGGTGGTGTCGGTGCAGAGTGACAAGCCCGATGCCTATGGCCCCCGCGAATTGCTGATCTTCCGGACCATCTGTGCCTACGGCGCTATCGCCATGGCCAATGCGGAGGCGTATCAGCAACTGGACCGCGCCGTCGCCGAAACGCGGGAGGCGTTGCAGCGCCTGGTGCAGCAGGAAAAGATGGCTGCCCTGGGCCAGCTTGTCGCCGGTGTGGCGCATGAGGTGAATACGCCGCTGGGTGTTACGCTGTCGGCTGTGTCGCAACTGAACGACAGCGTCCGCCATCTGCGTGACCTGATCAAGCGCGGCAGCCTCACCCGCGCCCTGCTGACCGAGACGCTGGATAATGGACAGGATCTGGCCGCCCTGGCCCAGCGCAACGTGGTCCGCGCCGCCGACATGATCCGCACATTCAAGGGCGTGGCCGTTGACCATGGCAGTGACGAACGCCGCATCTTTGATTTGGATGAATACCTGACCGAGATCATGTCCCTGGTCCGTGCTCGGGTCACAGGCAATGGCAACCGGCTGGAGCTTGATGTCGTCTCGGTTCAGATGGACACCTATCCCGGCGCGCTGGCGCAGGTGATCACCAATCTGGTGACCAATGTTGCCGACCATGCCTATGCGCCCGACCGTCCGGGCCGCATCCTGGTGCAGGCAAGGCGGATCGATTCAATGGTGG